The proteins below come from a single Ruegeria sp. SCSIO 43209 genomic window:
- the tilS gene encoding tRNA lysidine(34) synthetase TilS — MTSDADTLRANLRAGLPDPPPRRLGVAVSGGSDSTALLHLLVDIARQENIELFAATVDHGLRPESASEALAVATLAQRLGIPHETLKWQGWDGSGNLQDQARRARYRLLVAWAESKGLEAVALGHTEDDQAETVLMRLARASGVSGLSAMAVSRKEGLVTLLRPLLSTTRSDLREYLTVQGISWIDDPSNQDPRFDRIKARQALSGLNQIGITAESLSRVAENMAQAREALAQYAQESALRCMTVTDGDLCIDREGFETLPEEIRRRLVTASVSWIAGGEYPPRHKAVDQVLDAISSAQTATLGGCILIPEGKKTWICRELNAVSNQHARPSEPWDRRWIISGPKTEDVEIRALGEDGILQLENWRSVGKPRAAVLSTPSVWAEGTLLAAPLVGFANEWRAELLPERSDFDAVILSH; from the coding sequence TTGACCTCTGACGCCGATACGCTTCGGGCAAATCTGCGGGCGGGTCTGCCGGATCCACCACCGCGCCGGCTGGGGGTGGCGGTATCAGGGGGCAGCGATTCGACCGCCCTGTTGCATTTGCTGGTTGATATTGCGCGACAAGAGAATATCGAGTTATTTGCAGCGACCGTTGACCACGGTCTGCGGCCTGAATCAGCGTCAGAGGCCTTGGCTGTCGCAACCCTGGCGCAGCGCTTAGGCATTCCTCATGAAACGCTGAAATGGCAGGGGTGGGATGGATCCGGAAATCTGCAGGATCAGGCGCGGCGTGCGAGATACCGGTTGCTGGTCGCGTGGGCCGAATCGAAGGGCCTAGAGGCAGTTGCGCTGGGCCACACGGAGGATGATCAGGCTGAAACGGTACTGATGCGGCTGGCCCGTGCTTCGGGCGTTTCGGGGCTTTCGGCCATGGCTGTATCGCGAAAAGAAGGTCTGGTCACATTGCTGCGCCCATTGCTGTCCACGACACGCTCCGATCTTCGGGAATATCTGACTGTGCAAGGTATTTCGTGGATTGATGATCCGTCGAATCAGGACCCTCGTTTTGACCGGATCAAAGCCCGCCAGGCACTTTCCGGATTAAATCAAATCGGGATCACGGCAGAGTCATTATCACGGGTCGCTGAAAATATGGCGCAAGCGCGTGAAGCATTGGCGCAATACGCGCAAGAATCCGCTTTACGGTGCATGACGGTGACGGATGGCGATCTTTGCATTGATCGCGAAGGTTTCGAAACTCTGCCCGAAGAAATCCGTCGTCGGCTTGTGACCGCGTCTGTTTCATGGATCGCAGGGGGAGAGTATCCGCCACGACACAAAGCGGTGGATCAAGTGTTGGATGCGATTTCGTCTGCTCAGACGGCCACCCTGGGGGGATGCATTTTAATCCCGGAAGGCAAAAAAACTTGGATTTGCAGAGAGCTAAACGCCGTCAGCAATCAGCACGCGCGCCCCTCAGAACCTTGGGACAGGCGTTGGATTATATCCGGGCCAAAAACTGAAGATGTGGAAATCCGGGCGCTTGGTGAGGATGGTATATTGCAGCTGGAAAACTGGCGCTCTGTGGGCAAACCTCGCGCTGCAGTGTTGTCGACGCCCTCGGTCTGGGCCGAAGGCACTCTATTGGCTGCACCCCTGGTCGGTTTTGCAAACGAATGGCGGGCTGAACTACTTCCAGAAAGGTCCGACTTTGATGCGGTGATTTTATCTCATTGA
- a CDS encoding chorismate mutase has product MPTLIPPQDCHSMQELRPQIDKLDRQLIGLLVTRATYIDRASQLKPGEGLPARIPERVEDVVQRVRKSSDELGMDPDLAEKLWRILIDWSIAREERVLGPD; this is encoded by the coding sequence ATGCCCACTCTGATACCTCCGCAAGACTGTCATTCGATGCAGGAATTGCGGCCTCAGATCGACAAGCTGGACCGCCAATTGATTGGATTGCTGGTAACGCGCGCAACCTATATCGACCGCGCGTCGCAGCTGAAACCCGGCGAGGGCCTGCCAGCCCGCATCCCGGAACGTGTCGAAGATGTGGTGCAGCGCGTCCGCAAGAGCTCGGATGAGTTGGGTATGGACCCCGATCTTGCCGAAAAGCTCTGGCGTATACTGATTGATTGGTCGATTGCCCGCGAAGAACGCGTGCTCGGCCCAGACTGA
- a CDS encoding formate--tetrahydrofolate ligase, with product MSYKSDIEIAREANKKPIQEIGAKLGISSDDLLPYGHDKAKVSQDFINSVQDREDGKLILVTAINPTPAGEGKTTTTVGLGDGLNRIGKNAMICIREASLGPNFGMKGGAAGGGYAQVVPMEEMNLHFTGDFHAITSAHSLLSAMIDNHIYWGNEQEIDTRRVAWRRVVDMNDRALRQITASLGGVSNGFPREAGFDITVASEVMAILCLANDLKDLEKRLGDIIVAYRRDKTPVYCRDIKAEGAMTVLLKDAMQPNLVQTLENNPAFVHGGPFANIAHGCNSVIATKTALKVADYVVTEAGFGADLGAEKFMNIKCRKAGIAPSAVVLVATVRAMKMNGGVAKADLGAENVDAVKSGCANLGRHIENVKSFGVPVVVAINHFVTDTDDEVQAVKDYCGEHGVEAILSRHWELGSDGSAPLAEKVVEIVENGAANFSPIYPDDMPLFEKIETIAKRIYRADEVLADNKIRNQLREWEEAGYGNLPVCMAKTQYSFSTDPTLRGAPTGHSVPVREVRLSAGAGFIVVVCGEIMTMPGLPRKPAAETICLNDAGEIEGLF from the coding sequence ATGAGCTACAAATCCGACATTGAGATTGCCCGCGAGGCGAACAAAAAGCCGATTCAGGAAATCGGCGCGAAGCTGGGTATCTCCAGCGATGATCTGCTGCCTTACGGCCATGACAAGGCCAAAGTCAGCCAGGACTTCATCAACTCGGTACAGGACCGCGAAGACGGCAAACTGATCCTGGTGACCGCGATCAACCCAACTCCCGCAGGTGAAGGCAAGACCACCACCACCGTAGGTCTGGGCGACGGCTTGAACCGCATCGGCAAGAACGCGATGATCTGTATCCGCGAAGCTTCGCTTGGCCCGAACTTCGGCATGAAGGGCGGCGCCGCAGGTGGCGGTTACGCGCAGGTTGTTCCGATGGAAGAAATGAACCTGCACTTCACAGGTGACTTCCACGCCATCACCTCGGCCCACTCGCTGCTGTCGGCGATGATCGACAACCATATCTATTGGGGTAACGAGCAGGAAATCGACACACGCCGCGTTGCATGGCGCCGCGTCGTCGACATGAATGACCGTGCTCTGCGTCAGATCACGGCGTCTCTGGGCGGCGTGTCGAATGGTTTCCCGCGTGAAGCAGGCTTTGACATCACCGTGGCGTCCGAAGTCATGGCGATCCTCTGCTTGGCAAACGACTTGAAAGATCTGGAGAAGCGTCTGGGCGACATCATTGTTGCTTACCGCCGCGACAAGACCCCGGTTTACTGCCGCGATATCAAGGCAGAAGGTGCAATGACCGTTCTGTTGAAAGACGCGATGCAGCCGAACCTGGTGCAGACGCTGGAAAACAACCCGGCTTTCGTCCACGGCGGCCCGTTTGCAAACATCGCGCACGGCTGTAACTCAGTCATCGCAACCAAAACCGCTCTGAAAGTGGCCGACTATGTTGTCACCGAAGCGGGCTTTGGTGCTGACCTCGGTGCCGAGAAGTTCATGAACATTAAGTGCCGCAAGGCGGGTATTGCTCCGTCGGCAGTGGTACTGGTTGCCACCGTGCGCGCGATGAAAATGAATGGCGGCGTGGCCAAGGCTGACTTGGGTGCGGAAAACGTTGACGCTGTGAAGTCAGGTTGTGCCAACCTGGGTCGCCACATCGAAAACGTCAAATCCTTCGGTGTTCCGGTTGTCGTCGCGATCAACCACTTCGTCACCGACACCGATGACGAAGTTCAGGCGGTCAAGGACTACTGCGGCGAGCATGGTGTTGAGGCGATCCTGTCGCGTCACTGGGAGCTGGGTTCGGATGGCTCTGCGCCTCTGGCCGAAAAAGTTGTCGAAATCGTCGAAAATGGTGCCGCGAACTTCTCACCGATCTACCCAGACGACATGCCGCTGTTCGAGAAGATCGAAACCATCGCCAAGCGTATCTATCGCGCCGACGAAGTTCTGGCCGACAACAAGATCCGCAACCAGCTGCGCGAATGGGAAGAAGCAGGCTACGGCAATCTGCCGGTCTGCATGGCGAAAACCCAGTATTCGTTCTCGACCGACCCAACCCTGCGCGGCGCGCCTACCGGACACTCGGTTCCGGTGCGTGAGGTTCGCCTTTCCGCTGGTGCCGGTTTCATCGTCGTTGTCTGCGGTGAGATCATGACCATGCCCGGTCTGCCGCGCAAACCAGCCGCCGAAACCATCTGCCTTAACGACGCAGGTGAGATCGAGGGCTTGTTCTAA
- the ftsH gene encoding ATP-dependent zinc metalloprotease FtsH — MGNARNIAFWVVLFLLILALFNLFSGPSGSLQNNERTYSEFVSAVDAGDVTSVTLDGEQIRYRTNENQDFVTIKPTDAEVTKLLIDKNIPVRAEKQQQSGFQSFLITLLPFLLLIGVWVYFMNRMQGGGKGGAMGFGKSKAKMLTEKHGRVTFDDVAGIDEAKEELEEIVEFLRNPQKFSRLGGKIPKGALLVGPPGTGKTLLARAIAGEAGVPFFTISGSDFVEMFVGVGASRVRDMFEQAKKNAPCIVFIDEIDAVGRHRGAGYGGGNDEREQTLNQLLVEMDGFEANEGVIILAATNRKDVLDPALLRPGRFDRNVTVGNPDIKGREKILGVHARKTPLGPDVDLRIIARGTPGFSGADLANLVNEAALMAARVGRRFVTMEDFENAKDKVMMGAERRSMVLTQDQKEKTAYHEAGHAVVGLELPLCDPVYKATIIPRGGALGMVVSLPEMDRLNYHRDECEQKLAMTMAGKAAEVIKYGEDHVSNGPAGDIMQASQLARAMVMRWGMSDKVGNIDYAEAHEGYQGNTAGFSVSAHTKELIEEEVKRLIQQGYERAHKILTDKNEEWERLAQGLLEYETLTGEEIKRVMNGEPPTESDDEGDSPDEGNAPSVTAIPKTKSKKSPPDGGMEPEPTA; from the coding sequence TTGGGCAACGCTCGCAACATCGCCTTCTGGGTCGTTCTGTTTCTGCTGATCCTGGCACTGTTCAACCTGTTCAGTGGACCCAGCGGGTCGCTTCAGAACAATGAACGCACCTATTCCGAATTCGTCAGCGCCGTGGACGCCGGAGACGTCACCAGCGTCACGCTAGATGGCGAACAGATCCGCTATCGCACGAATGAGAATCAGGACTTTGTCACCATCAAACCCACCGATGCCGAGGTGACGAAGCTGCTGATCGACAAGAACATCCCCGTACGTGCTGAAAAACAGCAGCAATCGGGTTTCCAGTCGTTCCTGATCACGCTGCTGCCCTTCCTGCTGCTGATCGGTGTCTGGGTCTATTTCATGAACCGGATGCAAGGTGGTGGCAAAGGTGGCGCGATGGGTTTTGGCAAGTCCAAGGCCAAGATGCTGACCGAAAAGCATGGCCGGGTGACGTTCGACGACGTTGCGGGCATCGACGAGGCCAAGGAAGAGCTGGAAGAGATCGTGGAATTCCTGCGCAACCCGCAGAAATTTTCGCGTTTGGGCGGTAAGATTCCCAAAGGCGCGCTGCTGGTTGGCCCTCCGGGCACTGGTAAGACGCTGCTTGCCCGTGCGATTGCGGGCGAGGCGGGTGTGCCGTTCTTTACGATCTCGGGTTCCGATTTCGTTGAAATGTTCGTTGGTGTTGGTGCATCGCGTGTGCGTGACATGTTCGAGCAAGCCAAGAAGAACGCGCCTTGTATCGTCTTCATCGACGAAATTGACGCCGTGGGGCGCCATCGTGGTGCTGGCTATGGCGGCGGTAACGACGAACGCGAACAGACCCTCAACCAGCTGCTGGTTGAGATGGACGGTTTCGAGGCCAATGAAGGCGTGATCATTCTGGCTGCCACCAACCGGAAGGACGTTCTGGACCCCGCGCTGTTGCGTCCGGGCCGGTTTGACCGTAATGTGACCGTCGGCAACCCCGACATCAAAGGCCGCGAAAAAATTCTGGGCGTTCACGCGCGCAAGACGCCTCTGGGTCCCGATGTCGATCTGCGCATCATTGCGCGCGGCACGCCGGGCTTTTCGGGTGCTGATCTGGCGAACCTCGTGAACGAGGCCGCATTGATGGCCGCCCGCGTCGGTCGTCGCTTTGTCACCATGGAGGACTTTGAGAACGCCAAAGACAAGGTGATGATGGGGGCTGAGCGCCGTTCGATGGTGCTGACGCAGGACCAGAAGGAAAAAACCGCCTATCACGAGGCCGGCCATGCCGTTGTGGGTCTGGAACTGCCGCTGTGCGATCCGGTCTATAAGGCGACCATCATTCCGCGCGGTGGTGCGCTGGGTATGGTTGTGTCACTGCCCGAAATGGATCGTCTGAACTATCACCGCGATGAGTGTGAGCAGAAGCTGGCCATGACTATGGCAGGCAAGGCCGCCGAGGTGATTAAATACGGCGAAGATCACGTGTCGAACGGCCCTGCGGGCGATATCATGCAGGCCAGCCAGTTGGCCCGCGCCATGGTGATGCGCTGGGGCATGTCGGACAAGGTCGGCAACATCGACTATGCCGAGGCGCATGAAGGCTATCAGGGCAACACCGCCGGGTTCTCGGTATCGGCTCATACCAAAGAGCTGATCGAAGAAGAGGTAAAGCGCCTGATCCAGCAAGGCTATGAACGCGCGCACAAGATCCTGACCGACAAGAACGAGGAATGGGAGCGACTGGCGCAAGGCCTGCTTGAGTATGAGACCCTGACCGGCGAGGAGATCAAGCGCGTCATGAATGGCGAACCGCCCACCGAAAGCGATGATGAGGGTGACAGCCCCGATGAGGGCAACGCCCCCAGCGTAACTGCCATCCCGAAGACCAAGTCCAAGAAATCGCCGCCAGATGGCGGGATGGAACCAGAACCCACTGCATAA
- a CDS encoding sulfurase, which yields MPFLRETEYSAEVVWLGYVPAGQSLRAKPVNALDLNFDGVQGERHQGLNRASCVRVANLYQKGTEIRNVRQLSVLSAEELGDIAAEMELATLDPSYLGASIVLKGIPDFSHIPPSSRLKAESGLTITVDMENAPCVLPGREIEADHTGYGAVFKPAAKGRRGITAWVERPGALKRGDKMQLFVPDQPLWNP from the coding sequence ATGCCATTCTTGCGTGAAACAGAATATTCAGCCGAGGTGGTATGGCTGGGCTATGTTCCAGCAGGCCAGTCTTTGCGGGCCAAGCCTGTCAACGCTTTGGATCTGAATTTTGATGGCGTTCAGGGGGAACGGCATCAGGGGCTCAATCGGGCGTCCTGTGTTCGGGTAGCGAATCTCTATCAAAAGGGCACCGAGATCCGGAATGTGCGGCAACTGTCAGTGCTGTCGGCAGAGGAATTGGGTGATATTGCGGCTGAGATGGAGTTGGCAACGCTTGATCCGTCTTACCTTGGGGCTTCGATTGTCCTAAAGGGCATTCCCGATTTCTCTCATATCCCTCCGTCGTCGCGGTTGAAGGCCGAGAGCGGGTTGACGATCACCGTGGACATGGAAAACGCCCCCTGCGTTCTTCCGGGCCGCGAGATCGAGGCGGATCACACCGGTTACGGGGCGGTATTCAAACCTGCGGCCAAAGGGCGACGCGGGATAACGGCTTGGGTCGAACGCCCGGGGGCTCTGAAACGCGGCGACAAGATGCAATTGTTTGTGCCGGATCAGCCCCTTTGGAACCCATAG